In Zunongwangia profunda SM-A87, the following proteins share a genomic window:
- a CDS encoding FUSC family protein: MIKQLSELLDSILKFLRSTDFTKALILTISIGSAIGIFNALGLSKIGVPLAVGCLLTAPSDTIGTLKHKIVGVISAAFLAGLTSLIIGYASSNIYFTIPVVGIMVFAISYLAVYGFRASMVAFAGLMAVVLSFANVDTSMPLWQHSLLISAGGLWYLSLSLLWHFINPKHETEQLLAQCLALTGEYLQVRSQLILNIEKRHDLQQELFDLQNELNQKHESLREVLISSRKLSGTSNYARKRLLVFIELVDILELGMANPVNYKRMDFLFKEDREFLKIFSDVTHYLGLQLIAVAKSIESKKAVPENKISEYIEKSRLAVKRYRDQIDLTQKREHVLMLHNLFDYQERQSHKINTIFGVVNDLKQGNAIFMKHKEVVKFITPQEYSFKTLQENFNFGSPIFRHALRLAMVVLVGFSIGAFFSIQNAYWILLTIVVIMRPNYGLTKSRTKERIIGTLIGGVIAIIIVFITQNTYIYGALGLLSLTMAFSLIQRNYRTAAVFITLSIIFIYALLKPDVIKVIEFRIIDTFVGAALAGLGNLFLWPAWEAENIKNVIATSIAANREYFLEIDRFYHKKGELPTSYKLSRKKAFLEMGNLSAAFQRMTQEPKSKQKDLGLIYRLVSLNQTFLSALASMGTYIRNHNTTEASKDFEVFVKQILHSLNNAEQGLIAQAEQKKTNVELLKEAKSRLDEKYEELVKIRNQEIADGKALADHDMRLQLQEAQLITNQLQWLLDISKNIRKTVFKTTSI, from the coding sequence TTGATAAAACAACTTTCTGAGTTATTGGATTCCATTTTAAAGTTTTTACGCAGCACAGATTTTACTAAAGCTTTAATCTTAACGATTAGTATTGGATCTGCAATCGGAATTTTTAATGCCCTTGGATTATCGAAAATAGGGGTCCCATTAGCCGTGGGATGTTTGCTTACTGCACCAAGTGATACTATTGGCACATTAAAGCATAAAATTGTAGGGGTCATTAGCGCAGCTTTTCTGGCGGGGTTAACTTCACTTATAATAGGATACGCTTCCAGCAATATTTATTTTACGATACCAGTAGTAGGAATTATGGTTTTTGCGATTTCCTACCTTGCAGTATACGGGTTTAGAGCCTCAATGGTTGCTTTTGCCGGACTAATGGCGGTTGTGCTTAGTTTTGCCAATGTAGATACCTCAATGCCGCTTTGGCAACATTCCCTATTAATTTCTGCTGGAGGTCTGTGGTATTTATCACTAAGTTTATTATGGCATTTTATAAATCCCAAACATGAAACCGAACAACTACTGGCACAGTGTCTAGCACTTACTGGGGAGTATTTACAGGTACGTTCTCAGCTGATTCTTAATATTGAAAAAAGACATGATTTACAACAAGAACTTTTTGATCTGCAAAACGAACTTAACCAAAAACATGAGAGTTTACGGGAGGTCTTAATAAGTTCAAGAAAACTATCAGGAACTTCTAATTATGCACGAAAGCGTTTATTGGTTTTTATAGAACTTGTAGACATTCTTGAATTGGGAATGGCAAATCCAGTGAATTACAAGCGGATGGATTTTCTGTTTAAAGAGGATAGGGAATTTTTAAAGATTTTTAGTGATGTTACTCATTACCTGGGACTTCAGCTTATAGCGGTAGCAAAATCTATTGAAAGTAAAAAAGCAGTGCCTGAAAATAAAATTTCGGAATATATTGAAAAATCTCGCCTGGCCGTAAAGCGCTATCGAGATCAAATTGATCTTACCCAAAAAAGAGAGCATGTTTTAATGTTACATAACCTCTTTGATTATCAGGAAAGACAATCCCATAAGATTAATACTATTTTTGGAGTGGTTAATGATCTTAAGCAGGGAAATGCCATTTTTATGAAGCATAAAGAAGTGGTTAAGTTTATAACACCGCAAGAATACTCCTTTAAAACCCTACAGGAAAATTTCAATTTCGGTTCTCCTATTTTTAGACACGCTTTACGACTGGCCATGGTGGTTTTAGTAGGCTTTTCTATAGGTGCATTCTTTTCTATACAAAATGCGTACTGGATACTATTGACCATTGTAGTGATTATGCGACCCAATTACGGACTCACAAAATCACGTACCAAAGAACGGATTATTGGAACCTTGATAGGCGGAGTGATTGCAATTATCATTGTTTTTATTACTCAAAATACGTATATATACGGTGCTTTAGGTTTATTATCTTTAACTATGGCATTCTCACTCATTCAAAGAAATTACAGGACTGCTGCAGTTTTTATTACCTTGAGTATCATTTTTATCTACGCACTGCTAAAACCAGATGTCATTAAGGTGATAGAATTTAGGATCATAGACACTTTTGTGGGAGCTGCATTAGCAGGTTTGGGGAATCTTTTTTTATGGCCGGCCTGGGAAGCTGAAAATATTAAGAATGTTATCGCGACCAGTATTGCTGCCAATCGCGAATATTTTTTGGAAATCGATAGGTTTTATCATAAAAAAGGGGAGCTGCCTACAAGTTATAAGCTCTCGAGAAAAAAAGCTTTTCTCGAGATGGGAAATCTTAGTGCAGCTTTTCAACGGATGACGCAGGAACCTAAATCCAAACAAAAAGATCTTGGCTTAATTTATCGCTTGGTAAGTTTAAATCAAACCTTCTTATCTGCCTTGGCATCGATGGGAACGTATATACGAAACCATAATACAACAGAGGCTTCTAAAGATTTTGAAGTATTCGTAAAGCAGATTTTACATAGTTTAAATAATGCAGAACAAGGTCTAATTGCTCAGGCCGAGCAAAAGAAAACCAATGTAGAATTGCTGAAAGAAGCAAAATCGCGTTTGGATGAGAAATATGAAGAATTAGTGAAAATTAGAAACCAGGAAATTGCTGACGGGAAAGCACTTGCAGATCATGATATGCGTCTTCAACTTCAGGAGGCACAATTAATTACTAATCAATTACAGTGGTTACTGGATATTTCTAAAAACATCAGAAAAACGGTTTTTAAAACCACTTCAATCTAA